The genomic window GAGCTCGGAGGGTCTAGGACAAGGTTGCTAAATCTTGGCAATGGCCTCCTGTGCAACAGACAATCACAGCAGCACAATGGAGCCTTGGTCTCACAGGCTGGTGAAGGAGGCCATTTTGACTGCACCTGGCTGTGCTCAAATGCAGATCTGCCATGAGTGTAAAGGATTTAAAGGACTGCGTGtgcaaccaccaccacccagagAACACTCACCTGAGATTAGAGAGGAAGGGGTTCAATGGCTTTGGTAAAAACTACAGTACCCATGTCCTCTTGTCTACATGAGACTGGGCAATGATCACAATGCATGCTTTAATTTTGGACTAAAGTATTCAAGGAGCAGTCAGGAAGACTGCATCATCAAGGAAATAAGTAGCATCAGTCTGTTGATTTTATAACATGGCAGGTTGGATACTGTTGAATACAAAACCCATGGAGTAGTGCTATATGAGGACATCAAGGGTTATTACCTGTGATGAACTTCAAAGATCCTGCTTCAACTGACTTTAGATCATCAGCTCACATTACATTGGGTTTGTGAGAGAAACAAGTGTGACTGGTCTAAGTAAGGTGTCactcattttaaaatgttaagTTAAAGTGCCAAACATCCACTGAATCGTTGTAGGCCTACAATGCTGTCACAAATCTATAAGAACATGTGAGAAATGTGCAACATATTTTCTTAATAAAAAGAATACTTTAATTCAAAACAATCAAACTGCACAAGTGGACACTTGAATATCAGTGTTATACAAGCTATTTACATAAATGCCTACAATCGGCACCAAAGAAAAGCAATACCCATCCCCCATAGTTATTCGGTCTTAAGTATTAAGCAGTCTTTTTCTTTGTCCCCTTTGTTATGGTCCTTCGTTCTCCTTCGCTTGTTAGTCtgtccttcctcttctctgaACTGGTGCCTGTGGTattaaaaacaaaccaaaacacgaAAATACATACAGGACACTCCTGAGTCCTTTCCTTGATACACAATATATCCCTTCATGTTTTATCATTATGCTATTCTAATTAGGCATTTGACATAATATGCTAAAGCATTGTTACAGCCCATTGTTATGAAAATAGATTAAAATGCAACCTCGACTGCCAGCGCCGGCCGCTGTTCCACACCCGACCAAAAGAGGGCAGCCAGTTGGCATCGGTCTGAGAGCTGTGGTCAAAGTCGGCCCCAACTCTGTTAGGAGGCAACTTCCTCAGTCTATCCTGCTCTTCTgtcagaaacaacaacaacaacaacaacaacaacaacaacaacatgagcAAAACTATAAGGATGAGGGTCAACTGAACTGGATTGTGAAGATGACAAAGAAGTTAAATTCATACAAGACATTTGTTGCAAAAGGGATCCTCTATTGACATTGTTTTTTAGTTTTAGGAATACTGAAATGTATAGGTTTCCAGATACAACTTAATCTGTGGCATGAACACAGGACAGTGCATCACAAAACATTTGAAACGCAAAGAGTATGAGGGGACCCTACTCTGCTTGAGGAAGTCCTGCAGTGATGGTCCAATCTCTTGCCCTGCTGATCCAGAGCTACCGTCCAAGGGGTCCTTCTGCAACCATGGAGGGACAGCTCCTAGAAGATGAATGCCAATGACTGCAGACACACATCTTAAGTAACAGTGTATATGGTCAGATAAGTCTTCAAGCGTGCCATTACCTGTGTTAACATTTCCACTATTGGAGGCATCCTGTcaagagagaaaagggacaCAATGTATTATGTGAGTTTTAAGAGATCCTTCAGTGTTCTGTTTGGACTGGCATTGCCTTACCTGGTACCCAATGAAAGTCAGACCTTGTCCTGGTCCTGCCCCCTTCCCATCCACAACTGGGTCTAACCAGCTTGGCCCATCCTGCTCATCCAATACCAGATGAGAGCTACTCTCGAAAGAACATCCACATCACAAGAAATGTATTGTAAAGGACTCTTGACAAGTGTGTTTAAATGATTCAAGTATTCATAATTACATTTCAATACATTATTTACCATATGCAAGTTTCACAAAAAATGCAAATAATTTTTGTTCATGCAGTTTTAAGCTTAATGTACACCTATAGACATAGTTGCAAAGCCTTTCATCTTACCTTAAAGTCCCCACAGTTAAGTCACCTGGGCCCTGTACAATATTAGATTGCTCCAGCTCTGGTTCAGGCTGACGTTGATTCAGGAAAAGGCAATATTCATGTCACAGTATTCATGATAAACACACAAAAGATTAAATGTATTCGACACACTTTTGAAACTAATACAAAGTGAGGTTATATAGCTTTAGCATCGGATGAGGTTAAATAGCTTTGATGTGGATACTGCTGTTGAATCCTTGGAAAACAAACCTCTATGAGCGCCTGCAGGACTTCTTGTCGATGTTGCTCCTGGGCGCGAATATGAGCTGCTTGCTGAAGACAGATTAAAATTAGCAAACTGGAAGTGATAATGTTCATAAACCTGATTGAATAGTTTGTTTTACTTGTTTTACGAGCTCATTTTCCTTCTCCGCAAATGACTCCAGTGCTTTTGCCACTTCTGTTTTGAATCTGTAAATTGACCGACGTTAAAAATGTATTGTCCCAAGGAATGATATGGATGTGGTATTATAGGCATTCATCACATAATACCTTTCAATCTCTTCTTCGGTGACAATGAACTTGTCTCTTAGTTTGGGATCAGCTTTGTTTTCCCACCAGAACCTGTGCGTTCTCTTTCCATGTTCTGGACTGCATTAACCATGAAAACAAGCAAATAAACATGCAAAAAGATTATTACACTGACTGTGATAATCACAgtaaagtaaaaataaaaataaagtctTACGTGGCCATGTGTTCTAATAGTCCTCCAAACAACACAGTGATGCTGGCATCAGTGACATGTCTATTAACCTCGACCTCGCAGCAGTAACACCAAAATTTGCACTCGTTCAGAGTGCAATCAAACTTCTCCACCTGGGGATTTTTGATTGTTCTTCGAGCTTGTTTCACCTGTGGCAAACGTTCACCATAAATAAATGGTGATACATGCTAGATAAATCTGTCATGCGTTTTAGACAACAAATTACCTTCTCGATAAATTTTACGAGGACCACTTTGAGTTTGCTTTGATGACTTTTACCGAAGATGTGTCCCTTTCCAGAGAAAAATGTCTGCCTACATATTGCACAGTAAAATGCACCCATTGAGATTATGCCGGCTCCCCAATTTGCTCTCGAGAAACTGTGCCAAATCAGTCTGGCTTCTTAGCAAACTAGCTAGCTGCTATGATGAGTTATTATAAATGTGCCGGTGATGCCTTTAACTTTAACTGAGTAGCTTGCCGTGTCGCTGTCTGCATTAGAAAACCTGGTGAATTTACGTCCATGGAAACATCGATTGACATGGGTGAAAAACTGACCAAATTAATGAGAAGAGGACATATTTCCGTGCTGTACAGTCGAGTTACCGACAACTGCTTTTCACAATAAAGGTCAGCTAGGAAAATGTATTTGCGGTTGCTGCCCTCTCGTGGAAAGGATGATGCTGTGaatcaatttacatttagtcattttagtcaaTTTCTGTCAACATTGTGTTTTGATCAAATGAAATAAATCTATAAATGATAATATCCAGTCCAAGAATTTTACAAAACAATATCCACTATTCCCAAGAAAAACTAAAGATAACACCATCAACAAGCTCCGCATTTTGTTTTCATGGCAACTAATATTATTCAATAGAGGATCCAGGTTATCCCATCAACAGGAGGATCAAAGCTCAAACAACGTTCGAATCATGTCTGTGAAAGAGAAGAAGTGCAATTGTCATTCCTGTTTATGACTCAATTTAACCATATTACTAGGTCCATATTTGATATTTCCATTTTAGAAGATTATATGAATCAGCACTGTCTTCTCACCTGGGTTGTTCATGCTCCTTTTCAGCACTCTGAAGGAATCCCCAGTGAGTGTGTGGATCTCGTCCCTCAGTCTCCTGTGCCCATCCAGGGTGAGGTGCCACAGGCAAGACTTCCTCTTGCCCTCACTGCAAACCTGCTGGGGGGTCTTCCTGAAGCTGCTGCTGAAACACAAGTTGTGTCGAATGGTGTTTTTCCAGCCATCTGGGGCAGTCTGGAAGAATGGGAAGTGCTCTCTGGAATAAAAACAAATAGTGTGAGGGTGAATCTGGCAACTCTGTTATGATGCCGCAGCGGGAGGATAGATTAAATTAAATTCTCTCCATCtattcaactggaaatcacttcaCCTTGTGAAGTTGTAGATCTGCTGGACATTGAGGCTTCCTGCATGACTGCTACTCAGGGCCATGGCGATGAGGATACAATAATTGACAGGTGGTCGTGGCCAGGCTCCTGATTTGAGGTTATTGCTATCCTGCAGAACTCTCTGGAGACGCTTGTTCTGGGCCAGACTGAGTTTTCGCATACCAGCTTTGGTGGGTGCTTTCCCCTTTCTGGTGCTTTTGGCTTTCCGATAAATGGGGACATCCACTGAAGAGGCGTCATCCTCATCTGTCAGCTTACATTTAACAAAAAATACTTTCACAATCTAAAATGTAATTCATTACAAACAAAAGTAAAGTTAGCATCAGCCCATAGGTGTCATCAATCCCCAGCATGTTATCACTCATTTGAGTATCATAGCATTTGAGAGCACTGAGTCCTTACTGCTAACTACATAAATACTTTGCTTCAATACTTGTTCTCTTTTCCAATAGTGCTGCATAATGCCAACCCTAACCTTTTTGATAGCATTTTCAACCATCcaggaacattttaaaacaattttGTATAACTGGTGTAAGGGTTTTATGAGTTGAGCCTACCATGTATTCACTGGATGATGCAACCTCCTGGTGAGAAACCTCCAGACAAGC from Osmerus eperlanus chromosome 19, fOsmEpe2.1, whole genome shotgun sequence includes these protein-coding regions:
- the cenatac gene encoding coiled-coil domain-containing protein 84, with the translated sequence MGAFYCAICRQTFFSGKGHIFGKSHQSKLKVVLVKFIEKVKQARRTIKNPQVEKFDCTLNECKFWCYCCEVEVNRHVTDASITVLFGGLLEHMATPEHGKRTHRFWWENKADPKLRDKFIVTEEEIERFKTEVAKALESFAEKENELVKQQAAHIRAQEQHRQEVLQALIEPEPELEQSNIVQGPGDLTVGTLSSHLVLDEQDGPSWLDPVVDGKGAGPGQGLTFIGYQDASNSGNVNTGAVPPWLQKDPLDGSSGSAGQEIGPSLQDFLKQKEQDRLRKLPPNRVGADFDHSSQTDANWLPSFGRVWNSGRRWQSRHQFREEEGQTNKRRRTKDHNKGDKEKDCLILKTE
- the foxr1 gene encoding forkhead box protein R1, producing MSLQFQARSRFLELHLSTGLNDWDMNEEIKLTTTTDQFYQDNKWNDQYIVQWHYARISRRKEDLMCQNTHKSETQVQPNLWLMVNPNLACSIEYPKVSKPPSPPKMHAQETRPILQSMGTPVQPRLIQQEISPIDNACLEVSHQEVASSSEYMLTDEDDASSVDVPIYRKAKSTRKGKAPTKAGMRKLSLAQNKRLQRVLQDSNNLKSGAWPRPPVNYCILIAMALSSSHAGSLNVQQIYNFTREHFPFFQTAPDGWKNTIRHNLCFSSSFRKTPQQVCSEGKRKSCLWHLTLDGHRRLRDEIHTLTGDSFRVLKRSMNNPDMIRTLFEL